One segment of Desulfosudis oleivorans Hxd3 DNA contains the following:
- a CDS encoding acetoacetate decarboxylase family protein: protein MKDRKVLPSFKQSLGRITKPMAIGTRLWENARFVLADVPLNKKETKKILPWCMWLGPNPTATLFIVDYTKTSFTVPYHEAALLVHVRTPLGKGLHCPWMVVDDDTAMIYGREILGYPKKAADITFEENGKNITAGVTRRGVEVLRIESTSKAQQTPPPPVFDHKTFNVGGPLQFFSLVQPIWLFRPKEEITESYETDARITINDSEYDPIARLIDGEPFNTRMVVLDILRAKYYLPAGLAGGIWYVHSYYLRYR from the coding sequence ATGAAAGACAGAAAAGTGCTTCCATCATTTAAACAGTCGCTGGGCCGGATCACAAAACCCATGGCAATCGGCACCCGGTTGTGGGAGAACGCCCGTTTTGTCCTGGCCGATGTGCCGCTGAACAAAAAAGAGACGAAAAAAATCCTGCCCTGGTGCATGTGGCTCGGGCCCAATCCCACAGCCACCCTGTTCATCGTGGATTACACCAAAACGTCCTTCACGGTTCCCTATCACGAGGCGGCGCTGCTGGTCCATGTCCGGACCCCCCTGGGCAAAGGCCTGCATTGCCCCTGGATGGTGGTGGATGATGATACCGCCATGATCTACGGCCGGGAGATCCTGGGGTATCCGAAAAAAGCGGCGGACATCACTTTTGAAGAGAACGGTAAAAACATCACGGCCGGTGTAACCCGTCGCGGGGTTGAAGTGCTGCGGATAGAATCAACGTCCAAGGCACAGCAGACGCCGCCGCCCCCGGTGTTTGATCATAAAACATTCAACGTGGGCGGACCGTTGCAGTTTTTTTCCCTGGTCCAGCCGATATGGCTGTTCCGGCCCAAAGAGGAGATTACAGAATCCTACGAAACCGATGCCAGGATAACGATAAACGATTCCGAGTATGATCCCATTGCCAGGCTCATCGACGGCGAACCGTTTAACACCCGCATGGTGGTGCTGGATATCCTCCGGGCCAAATATTATCTTCCTGCCGGGCTGGCAGGGGGGATCTGGTACGTGCATTCATATTACCTGCGATACCGGTAG
- a CDS encoding acyl-CoA dehydrogenase family protein: MSFHELDPTLSGEAVFLAESAREFGQAVMRPAGIALDRLHDPSDVIAEGSVLWDVVKGYREQGFHRLMIPRAFGGWMGKVPPETGVLLNERFGHADAGLAVSLVVSGMPFAMAPFFNDAKIRRLARDYAEDKDGALVGCWGITEPDHGSDWPMGTTAQGSNPKMAPTLQAVRRGNEYVLNGQKSAWVSNGTIATHAMLHVGLDPSMGMHGQMLAFCPLDLPGISRGKPLNKVGQRALNQGEIFFSDVVLPKSHLLYHKPLPGGDSPFARGSLGIVNGETSIMISGLAQAAYDEAARYARENSGTAGASIKEDHVRLKLFEMFAQTEAVRAFVRRSTRFRESFLQPKISRVFPGSLVMSYESTFALAAKGLQAFFRMYDLSFKIKPVRGYLKKTWQSDRVKTRYGTGKYGVAAKVLATEAAFEIASAALEIVGDQGLTGRYPVEKMLRDARASMIEDGCNETLALAASEDL, translated from the coding sequence ATGAGTTTTCATGAACTGGACCCAACGCTGTCTGGAGAAGCCGTTTTTCTTGCCGAATCAGCCCGGGAATTCGGGCAGGCCGTCATGCGGCCGGCCGGTATCGCGCTGGACCGGTTGCATGATCCTTCCGACGTCATCGCAGAAGGTTCCGTGCTGTGGGATGTTGTCAAAGGGTATCGCGAACAGGGGTTCCACAGGCTGATGATACCCAGGGCGTTTGGCGGCTGGATGGGCAAAGTGCCGCCGGAAACCGGGGTATTGCTCAACGAACGGTTCGGCCATGCCGATGCCGGGCTGGCGGTCAGCCTGGTCGTATCCGGCATGCCCTTTGCCATGGCCCCTTTTTTCAATGACGCCAAAATCCGCCGGCTGGCCCGGGATTATGCGGAAGACAAAGACGGCGCCCTGGTCGGGTGCTGGGGGATTACCGAACCGGACCACGGCTCGGACTGGCCCATGGGAACAACCGCCCAGGGTTCGAACCCCAAAATGGCGCCCACGCTCCAGGCGGTAAGGCGCGGCAATGAATATGTTCTAAACGGCCAGAAGTCGGCCTGGGTCAGCAACGGCACCATCGCCACCCATGCCATGCTGCATGTCGGCCTAGACCCGTCCATGGGAATGCACGGCCAGATGCTGGCCTTCTGCCCCCTGGATTTGCCGGGCATCTCCCGGGGAAAGCCCCTGAACAAAGTGGGGCAGCGGGCCCTCAACCAGGGGGAAATCTTTTTTTCCGATGTGGTGCTGCCAAAAAGCCACCTGCTTTATCATAAACCCCTGCCGGGCGGGGACAGCCCTTTTGCCCGGGGATCGCTGGGCATTGTCAACGGGGAAACATCGATCATGATCAGCGGCCTGGCCCAGGCCGCCTATGACGAAGCCGCCAGGTACGCAAGAGAAAACAGCGGCACGGCCGGCGCGTCCATTAAAGAGGATCATGTCCGGCTGAAACTTTTTGAGATGTTCGCACAAACAGAAGCCGTGCGCGCTTTTGTGCGGCGGTCCACCCGGTTCCGGGAATCCTTTCTGCAGCCGAAGATCTCCCGGGTGTTTCCGGGCTCGCTGGTCATGTCCTATGAAAGCACCTTCGCCCTTGCGGCCAAAGGGCTTCAGGCCTTTTTCAGAATGTACGACCTGTCGTTTAAGATAAAACCCGTTCGCGGTTATTTAAAGAAAACCTGGCAGAGCGACCGCGTCAAAACCCGCTACGGGACGGGCAAGTACGGGGTTGCCGCCAAGGTGCTGGCCACGGAGGCCGCCTTTGAAATCGCGTCCGCCGCCCTGGAAATCGTCGGTGACCAGGGCCTGACCGGCCGGTACCCGGTGGAGAAAATGCTTCGTGACGCCCGGGCCTCGATGATTGAAGACGGCTGCAACGAGACCCTGGCCCTGGCCGCTTCCGAAGATTTGTAA
- a CDS encoding acyl-CoA dehydrogenase family protein: MGYFELDLSIPGDVKAITREVRPFAKKRLRPAGIELDNLHDPAAVCAVNSVIRDVFKAYRKLGLHVLDIPKQAGGMAGELHHKAGPIIVEEMGQGDAGLAVSMEVSNLPFVLAAMSSQPVLQELAKAYCADTDARMIGCWAMPDAGDYLDWLLPGNGADSHTPHTPGLASISREDGYVINGEITAWIANAPMATHAAVLVSLDPSRGIPGCGVAIVPLDLPGITVSNPLDRIGQRTLPRSRISFKDVKIPFTLMAVSDMEKARPQMTGMLARTNNIIAAASVGLAQAAYDEAIHYAKQRVQGGVPIFTHKNIKLQLFNMFTKVETARAYSRRVGNYNRTAESASLHHSLAAKVFCTRTAFDVASDAIAIFGGNGLTREYPVEKMFRDARVAMLSDGENNTLSITAAGELAR; encoded by the coding sequence ATGGGCTATTTTGAACTGGACCTGTCGATTCCCGGGGATGTTAAGGCCATCACAAGGGAAGTGCGGCCGTTTGCGAAAAAGCGGTTGCGGCCGGCCGGCATCGAGCTGGACAACCTGCATGACCCGGCAGCCGTATGTGCCGTCAACTCCGTCATCCGGGACGTTTTCAAAGCTTACCGGAAACTGGGCCTGCATGTACTGGACATTCCCAAACAGGCGGGCGGCATGGCCGGTGAACTGCACCATAAAGCCGGCCCCATTATTGTCGAGGAAATGGGCCAGGGGGACGCCGGCCTGGCCGTCAGTATGGAAGTATCCAACCTGCCGTTCGTACTGGCGGCCATGTCTTCGCAGCCGGTGTTGCAGGAACTGGCCAAAGCCTATTGCGCGGACACCGATGCCCGGATGATCGGCTGCTGGGCAATGCCGGACGCCGGGGATTACCTGGACTGGCTGTTGCCGGGCAACGGGGCGGACAGCCATACGCCTCATACGCCCGGGTTAGCGTCGATATCGCGGGAAGACGGATACGTCATCAACGGAGAAATAACAGCATGGATCGCCAATGCCCCCATGGCCACCCACGCGGCGGTCCTGGTCAGCCTGGACCCGTCCCGGGGCATACCCGGGTGCGGGGTGGCCATCGTTCCCCTTGACCTTCCCGGCATCACTGTCAGCAACCCCCTGGACCGGATCGGCCAGCGCACCCTGCCAAGAAGCCGGATCTCTTTTAAAGACGTGAAAATTCCGTTCACACTCATGGCGGTTTCCGACATGGAAAAGGCCCGGCCGCAAATGACAGGCATGCTGGCCCGGACAAACAACATCATCGCCGCGGCTTCGGTGGGCCTGGCCCAGGCCGCCTATGACGAGGCCATACATTACGCCAAACAGCGGGTGCAGGGCGGGGTCCCCATATTCACGCACAAAAATATCAAGTTACAGCTTTTTAACATGTTTACAAAAGTGGAAACCGCCCGGGCCTACAGCCGCCGGGTCGGGAATTATAACCGGACCGCGGAGTCCGCGTCCCTGCATCACTCCCTGGCCGCCAAAGTTTTTTGCACCCGCACGGCTTTCGATGTGGCCAGCGACGCCATCGCCATATTCGGCGGCAACGGCCTGACCAGGGAGTACCCGGTTGAAAAAATGTTCCGGGACGCCCGGGTGGCCATGCTCAGCGACGGGGAGAACAACACCCTGTCCATCACCGCGGCCGGTGAACTGGCCAGGTAA
- a CDS encoding DGQHR domain-containing protein, with protein sequence MKEDPKSISFPCLKISQPIGNFYIGSIGYKDLSDITWVDVRRIFDERDFEKYLGIQRPLSKKRVKELSEYVKTVDACFPTSIILSVSSLCAEYNEQTSEMTLQNYLDADNEEEKIIFGQIAKVIDGQHRIEGLKNYNGPHFDINVSIFVDIDVAEQAYIFSTVNLAQTKVNKSLVYDLFDYAKARSPQKLCHKIAVALDGDKNSPFYQRIRRLGVATKNRYNETITQATFVEALLKYISKTKMQEMHDRDLYLRGKKPKKIDADESRQLIFRNMMIEEKDFELTDIIWNYFEAVKTRWPHAWDSTGTGYILNRTNGFRALMRFLRNAYCQLANPGCWDVPKVEDFLEIFKKIEIEDGEFTSENFKPGSSGESELYKALKKGSLPK encoded by the coding sequence ATGAAAGAGGATCCGAAATCGATTTCATTCCCTTGCCTTAAAATATCCCAGCCAATTGGAAATTTTTACATAGGCAGTATTGGTTATAAAGATCTTTCTGATATTACGTGGGTGGATGTTCGAAGAATATTTGATGAAAGAGATTTTGAGAAATATTTAGGCATACAACGGCCATTAAGCAAGAAAAGGGTAAAAGAATTATCAGAATATGTGAAAACTGTAGATGCTTGTTTTCCAACCAGTATAATTTTATCTGTCAGCTCACTTTGTGCTGAGTATAATGAACAGACAAGTGAAATGACACTACAAAACTATCTTGATGCAGACAACGAAGAGGAAAAAATAATTTTTGGTCAAATTGCAAAGGTTATAGATGGGCAACATCGAATTGAAGGCCTTAAGAACTATAATGGACCTCACTTCGATATTAATGTCAGTATTTTTGTTGATATTGATGTGGCAGAACAAGCGTATATTTTTTCCACAGTGAATCTTGCCCAAACAAAAGTAAATAAGAGTTTGGTATATGATCTTTTTGATTATGCAAAAGCGCGCAGCCCCCAAAAATTGTGCCACAAAATAGCCGTTGCCCTTGATGGTGACAAAAACAGTCCTTTTTACCAAAGAATAAGAAGACTCGGAGTTGCAACGAAGAATAGATACAATGAAACCATAACACAGGCAACATTCGTAGAAGCTCTTCTAAAATACATCTCAAAAACCAAAATGCAAGAAATGCATGATAGAGATCTTTATTTGCGCGGGAAAAAACCCAAAAAAATTGATGCGGATGAGTCAAGACAATTGATTTTCAGAAACATGATGATTGAAGAAAAGGACTTTGAGTTAACAGATATAATTTGGAATTATTTTGAAGCCGTAAAAACACGATGGCCGCATGCTTGGGATTCAACAGGTACAGGATATATTTTAAATAGAACAAACGGGTTCAGGGCGTTAATGAGATTCCTTCGTAATGCATATTGCCAGTTAGCTAATCCTGGCTGTTGGGACGTTCCAAAAGTTGAAGACTTTTTAGAAATATTTAAAAAAATTGAAATTGAAGACGGCGAATTTACCAGTGAAAATTTTAAACCAGGATCGTCTGGAGAGTCTGAGTTATATAAAGCTTTAAAAAAAGGAAGTTTACCCAAGTAA
- a CDS encoding DNA adenine methylase, with translation MTEIESVNNLRAVPFLKWAGGKRWLVKRYENLFPSEYRTYIEPFVGSGAVFFHLNPEAAILSDKNKELINSYHAIKKDWRLVYAHLKNHNKNHSKDYYYKIRGSKPRSEFTKAARLIYLNRTCWNGLYRVNCKGEFNVPIGTKTNVILDTDNFHLISVTLSNTELLSDDFQNVIDKAQTDDFLFVDPPYTVKHKNNGFLKYNETLFSWEDQVRLKESLLQANSRKAKILLTNANHKSIINLYKNYFNIRTLTRKSIIAGQPRFRNNCEELVATNY, from the coding sequence ATGACAGAGATCGAGTCAGTTAATAACCTGAGAGCTGTACCTTTCTTAAAATGGGCTGGTGGAAAAAGATGGTTGGTTAAGAGGTACGAAAACCTTTTTCCATCAGAATATAGAACTTATATTGAACCATTTGTGGGGAGCGGTGCAGTTTTTTTCCATTTAAATCCAGAAGCGGCCATATTATCAGATAAAAATAAAGAATTAATCAACTCTTACCATGCAATAAAAAAAGATTGGCGATTAGTTTATGCCCATTTAAAAAATCACAACAAAAACCATTCGAAAGACTATTATTATAAAATTCGAGGATCTAAGCCAAGATCTGAATTCACAAAAGCCGCAAGACTTATTTATCTTAACCGAACATGTTGGAATGGCTTATATAGAGTAAATTGTAAAGGGGAATTTAACGTTCCAATAGGGACGAAAACGAACGTTATTCTTGATACCGACAACTTTCATCTTATCTCTGTAACACTATCGAATACGGAACTTCTATCTGATGATTTTCAGAATGTTATTGACAAAGCCCAAACAGATGATTTTCTTTTTGTTGATCCCCCATATACAGTTAAACATAAGAATAATGGATTTTTAAAATATAATGAAACTCTCTTTAGTTGGGAAGATCAAGTTAGACTAAAAGAATCGCTATTACAGGCAAATAGTAGAAAAGCGAAAATTTTACTTACTAATGCAAACCATAAAAGTATTATAAACTTATACAAAAATTATTTTAATATAAGAACATTAACGAGAAAGAGCATTATAGCAGGACAGCCGCGCTTTAGAAACAATTGCGAGGAGTTAGTTGCAACAAACTACTGA
- a CDS encoding restriction endonuclease subunit S → MKNLITDHLDIWTAAQTPKANSGRGRGSNANGHSLHGIKKLRELILELAVRGKLVPQDPNDEPASELLKKIGQEKARLIKNGKIKKQNPLPKITEDEKPQKIPSGWNVTRLGEVLNVLNGRAYKNHEMLQEGTPLLRVGNLFTSDIWYYSDLALEPEKYIDNGDLIYAWSASFGPFIWQGGKVIYHYHIWKLDLFDESCLYKNFLYHYLAAVTEKIKASGSGIAMIHMTKARMEKLVIMVPPLAEQHRIVTKVDELMALCDRLEQEQSQSIETHQTLVKTLLAALTTAGDAKACAQTWQQIADHFEILFTTEQSIDHLKQTILQLAVMGKLVPQDPNDEPASVLLEKIDKEKARLIKAGKIKNQTPLPKITEDEKPFDLPEGWEWVRFNQLIEPNIPISYGVLVPGPDVENGVPFVRIGDLDLINPPKLPEKSIDKEIDRQYERTRLLGGEILMGVVGSIGKLGVAPDSWRGANIARAICRIAPTRLILKQYLIWLLQTDLMQSGFIGATRTLAQPTLNVGLIRAAATPLPPLAEQHRIVAKVDKLMALCDTLKERLHQAQTIQTQLSDAIVGQALA, encoded by the coding sequence ATGAAAAACCTGATCACCGACCATCTTGATATCTGGACAGCCGCCCAAACCCCCAAGGCCAATAGCGGCCGGGGCCGGGGCAGCAATGCCAACGGCCACTCCCTGCACGGCATCAAAAAACTGCGGGAACTGATTCTGGAACTGGCCGTGCGCGGTAAACTCGTCCCCCAGGACCCAAACGACGAGCCCGCCAGCGAACTGCTGAAAAAAATCGGGCAGGAAAAAGCGCGGCTGATCAAAAACGGCAAAATCAAAAAACAAAACCCCCTGCCCAAAATCACAGAAGATGAAAAACCTCAAAAAATACCATCAGGATGGAATGTAACCAGATTAGGTGAAGTGCTTAATGTATTAAATGGTCGAGCTTACAAAAATCATGAAATGCTACAAGAAGGGACGCCTCTTTTACGTGTAGGGAATCTATTTACTTCTGACATATGGTATTACTCAGACTTGGCACTTGAACCAGAAAAGTATATTGATAATGGTGATCTTATATATGCTTGGTCAGCTTCATTTGGGCCGTTTATTTGGCAGGGTGGTAAAGTAATATATCATTATCATATTTGGAAATTAGATCTCTTTGATGAATCTTGTTTGTACAAGAACTTCCTGTACCATTATTTAGCTGCTGTTACTGAAAAAATAAAGGCTTCAGGTAGCGGCATTGCCATGATTCATATGACGAAAGCTCGCATGGAAAAGTTGGTAATAATGGTCCCCCCTCTCGCCGAACAACACCGCATTGTCACCAAAGTTGATGAACTCATGGCCTTGTGCGACCGGCTGGAACAGGAGCAGAGCCAGAGCATCGAAACCCACCAGACCTTGGTGAAGACCCTGCTGGCGGCCCTCACCACAGCCGGCGACGCCAAAGCGTGCGCCCAGACCTGGCAACAGATTGCCGACCACTTTGAGATCCTGTTTACCACCGAACAAAGCATCGACCACCTCAAACAAACCATCCTCCAACTCGCCGTCATGGGCAAACTTGTCCCTCAAGATCCCAACGACGAACCCGCCAGCGTCCTGCTGGAAAAAATCGACAAAGAAAAAGCCCGCCTGATCAAAGCCGGCAAAATAAAAAATCAAACACCCTTGCCCAAAATCACAGAGGACGAAAAGCCGTTTGATCTGCCGGAAGGCTGGGAGTGGGTGAGGTTTAACCAACTGATTGAGCCAAATATACCGATATCTTATGGTGTTCTTGTCCCAGGACCTGATGTCGAAAATGGTGTCCCTTTTGTACGAATAGGTGATTTGGACTTAATTAACCCACCCAAACTCCCAGAAAAGTCGATTGATAAAGAAATCGATAGGCAATATGAGAGAACCAGACTTCTGGGTGGAGAAATACTGATGGGAGTAGTTGGTAGTATCGGCAAGTTAGGTGTAGCACCAGATAGTTGGAGAGGGGCAAATATTGCGAGAGCTATATGTAGAATAGCGCCAACTCGGCTCATTCTGAAACAATATTTAATATGGCTATTACAGACTGATTTAATGCAAAGTGGATTTATTGGTGCTACACGAACCCTTGCACAGCCGACATTAAACGTTGGTTTAATTAGAGCCGCAGCAACTCCACTCCCCCCCCTCGCCGAACAACACCGCATTGTCGCCAAAGTCGATAAACTCATGGCCCTGTGCGACACCCTAAAAGAACGCCTGCACCAGGCCCAAACCATCCAGACCCAACTGTCCGACGCCATTGTGGGGCAGGCCTTGGCCTGA
- a CDS encoding type I restriction-modification system subunit M: MSNVSGIIKSIQDIMRKDVGVDGDAQRISQLVWMFFLKIFDDREAELELLEDDYQSPLPDHLRWRAWAKDPEGMTGEELADFVNAQLFPHLKDKLKIQGLQGKRAMVIRNVFEDAYNYMKSGTLMRQVINKICEIDFNTQKDRHTFGHIYEQILKDLQSAGNAGEFYTPRAVTQFIVNRVDPKLSETVLDPACGTGGFLTGTIKHKRDHYVKTTEDEKILQASISGVEKKALPHMLCVTNMILNGVDTPVSIRHDNTLSRPYKDYGEKDRVNVIVTNPPFGGMEEDGIENNFPATFRTRETADLFLALIIKLLKKGGRAAIVLPDGFLFGEGMKTRLKETLLAECNLHTIVRLPNGVFNPYTGIKTNLLFFTKGTPTEQIWYYEHPYPEGAKSYNKTKPMLFEEFEPEIKWWGSEAKNFKTRKETAQAWKVSAEDIVARNYNLDIKNPHVAEQEDRDPQKLLAQYQAQQKEIADLQDQLKAILADALTNGGQA, translated from the coding sequence ATGAGCAACGTATCAGGCATTATCAAATCCATTCAGGACATCATGCGCAAAGACGTGGGCGTAGACGGCGACGCCCAGCGCATCAGCCAGTTGGTCTGGATGTTTTTCCTTAAAATTTTCGACGACCGCGAAGCCGAACTCGAACTTCTCGAAGACGACTATCAATCCCCCCTGCCGGATCACCTGCGCTGGCGGGCCTGGGCCAAAGACCCTGAAGGCATGACCGGCGAGGAACTGGCCGATTTTGTCAATGCCCAGCTTTTCCCCCATTTAAAAGATAAACTTAAAATCCAGGGGCTCCAGGGCAAACGGGCCATGGTCATCCGGAACGTCTTTGAAGACGCCTACAACTACATGAAGTCCGGCACCCTCATGCGCCAGGTGATCAACAAAATCTGTGAAATCGACTTTAACACCCAAAAAGACCGCCACACCTTCGGTCACATCTACGAGCAGATCTTAAAAGACCTGCAAAGCGCGGGCAATGCCGGCGAATTTTACACCCCCCGCGCCGTCACCCAGTTTATCGTCAATCGGGTGGACCCGAAACTTTCAGAAACCGTGCTCGACCCGGCCTGCGGCACCGGCGGCTTTCTCACCGGCACCATCAAGCACAAGCGCGATCATTACGTCAAAACCACCGAAGACGAAAAAATTCTCCAGGCTTCAATCTCCGGCGTAGAAAAAAAAGCCCTGCCTCACATGCTCTGCGTCACCAACATGATCTTAAACGGCGTTGATACGCCCGTCAGCATCCGGCACGACAACACCCTGTCCCGGCCTTACAAAGACTACGGCGAAAAAGACCGGGTCAACGTCATCGTCACAAACCCGCCCTTTGGCGGCATGGAAGAAGACGGCATTGAAAACAATTTCCCCGCCACTTTCCGCACCCGGGAAACCGCCGACCTGTTTCTGGCGCTTATCATCAAACTCTTAAAAAAAGGCGGCCGGGCCGCTATCGTCCTGCCGGACGGTTTTTTGTTCGGCGAAGGCATGAAAACCCGGCTCAAAGAAACCCTTTTGGCCGAGTGCAACCTGCACACCATTGTGCGCCTGCCAAACGGCGTGTTCAACCCCTACACCGGCATTAAAACCAACCTGCTCTTTTTCACCAAAGGCACGCCCACCGAGCAAATCTGGTATTACGAGCATCCTTACCCCGAGGGCGCCAAAAGCTACAACAAGACCAAACCCATGCTGTTTGAAGAGTTTGAACCGGAGATAAAGTGGTGGGGCAGCGAGGCCAAAAATTTTAAAACCCGCAAAGAAACCGCCCAGGCCTGGAAGGTGTCGGCAGAAGACATCGTAGCCCGTAACTACAATTTGGATATTAAAAACCCCCATGTGGCCGAACAGGAAGATCGTGACCCCCAAAAACTGCTGGCCCAATACCAGGCCCAGCAAAAAGAGATTGCGGACTTGCAAGATCAGCTAAAAGCCATCCTGGCCGATGCCCTCACAAATGGCGGCCAGGCATGA